A genomic window from Providencia alcalifaciens includes:
- a CDS encoding transposase — protein sequence MKTAALDLARERQAHEAGARTRATAHERTPQQERQKAAREAERGREAWTLGQGMKKPVAGCYGRLTRWKGGGDVVYMALL from the coding sequence GTGAAGACGGCCGCCCTGGACCTCGCCCGCGAGCGCCAGGCGCACGAGGCCGGCGCGCGGACCCGCGCCACGGCCCACGAGCGGACGCCGCAGCAGGAGCGCCAGAAGGCCGCCAGAGAGGCCGAGCGCGGCCGTGAGGCTTGGACGCTAGGGCAGGGCATGAAAAAGCCCGTAGCGGGCTGCTACGGGCGTCTGACGCGGTGGAAAGGGGGAGGGGATGTTGTCTACATGGCTCTGCTGTAG